Within Paenibacillus albicereus, the genomic segment GGCTGCGCGCGCTGCTGGCGCTCGGTCTGCTGCTCGGTCCAGCCGGCTGCTTCGGCGGCGGAGCGGGCGAGAACGGCAATCAGCCTGAGCAGGGAGACGAACCGGCAATCGGCGGAACGACGCATGTCAATCTCACGATTCGCCATACGCAGATCAAGCAGTCGGTCAAGGCCCGGCTGAAGATCCTGCAGGACGTGCTCGACGAGACGGAGCGGACCAATCCGGGCCTCAAGTTCCAGCTCGAGGGCATCGACGAGATCATCAATCGCGACCAGAAGCTCAAGGCGGAGATGGCGACGGGCTCGACGCCGGACATCTTCGAGGTGTTCGGCGGCTCGGACCTGCGGCTGTACGTCAAGGCGCAGCGGCTGCTCGACCTGACGCCGATCATCGAGGAGCTCGGCATCGGGCAGCAGTTCCAGAGCCTCGAGGAGTTCACCGTCGACGGCCGCGTCTACGGCTTGCCTTTCGGCGGCTACAGCGAGGCCGTCTATTACAACAAGCGGATTTTCCGCGAGCTCGGGCTCGCCGTGCCGGCGACCTGGGAGCAGCTGATGGAGGCGTGCGAGCGCATCCGCCAGGCGGGCTACAGTCCGTTCGCCTTGTCCGCCAAGGATCCTTGGCTGGCCGGGATGATGTGGAACACGATCATGGACCGCCATGCGGGGACGGACAAGCTGCGGGCGATCGCCTCCGGCACGGCCAAGTGGACCGATCCGGACGTGCTGGCCGGCTTCAAGGCCTACGCCGAGATCGTGGACAAGGGCTATTTTCCCGCCGACGCGCTGAGCCAGGAAGAGAAGCAGCAGGCCAAGGACCTGCTCACCGGC encodes:
- a CDS encoding ABC transporter substrate-binding protein, whose translation is MGKKGLRALLALGLLLGPAGCFGGGAGENGNQPEQGDEPAIGGTTHVNLTIRHTQIKQSVKARLKILQDVLDETERTNPGLKFQLEGIDEIINRDQKLKAEMATGSTPDIFEVFGGSDLRLYVKAQRLLDLTPIIEELGIGQQFQSLEEFTVDGRVYGLPFGGYSEAVYYNKRIFRELGLAVPATWEQLMEACERIRQAGYSPFALSAKDPWLAGMMWNTIMDRHAGTDKLRAIASGTAKWTDPDVLAGFKAYAEIVDKGYFPADALSQEEKQQAKDLLTGKAAMLFTGTWDLAGLTDDNAGPFKNDIGYFSFPSVTGGKGDPGALNAGYSNGFGFSSSLSEDQRQMVKSFIRNYFNEQVQKRILLEDKTLPSMKLSDYAGIDPLISEVLQVVGNASRSFPAFDSIFSPRMNAEIGIGLQELIGQVKTPEQVTKSLQQQQESDISPAGGS